The following proteins are encoded in a genomic region of Desulfovibrio sp. JC010:
- a CDS encoding iron-sulfur cluster assembly scaffold protein — translation MTDDLDNLLSDIQQQCDDAAHDMFGEEISRWQDPAHARIMENPDSAGEMQGSCGDLIKIFLKIENGTISEASFYTTGCGPSIVSADMACELCTGKTIDQASEIDGEHILQRLGGLPEDKTHCAHLASSALQEALGNWLGRK, via the coding sequence ATGACTGACGATCTGGACAACCTTCTTTCTGATATTCAGCAGCAATGCGATGACGCAGCCCACGACATGTTCGGGGAGGAAATTTCACGCTGGCAGGACCCGGCCCACGCCCGGATCATGGAAAACCCGGATTCAGCGGGGGAAATGCAGGGTTCCTGCGGAGACCTCATCAAAATATTCCTCAAAATAGAAAACGGGACCATTAGCGAGGCTTCATTTTACACCACCGGATGCGGTCCCAGCATTGTCAGCGCAGATATGGCCTGTGAACTTTGTACCGGAAAAACAATTGACCAAGCCTCTGAGATAGACGGAGAACACATCCTCCAGCGACTGGGCGGACTGCCGGAAGACAAAACCCATTGCGCCCATCTGGCCTCTTCTGCACTGCAGGAAGCACTGGGCAACTGGCTGGGCAGAAAGTAA
- a CDS encoding LysR family transcriptional regulator: MELRQLRYFIAVAEELHFGRAARRVHIAQPPFSQQIKSLEEEIGARLLERNSRKVRLTNEGRYFYKQAMDIMAHVEEATATAGRMAKGEYGNVRVGFLEIAMDSLLPEAVRSFSHRYPGVSVRLSQFGASIQLEKIHSGELDVGFSTVYLHAMEGLSSVKLFSKKHVLAVPEDHIFTAKKSVSLKDIAGENLLLFPRTGQPDLYDSIMDAFTSRGLVPKVRQEISGLSGASALISSGMGVTFLPDNSRVSRKGIAMVPISDDFPRMEIYMVWNREDYSNTAGVFMEWVADYFSVSGAFAGEVSG; the protein is encoded by the coding sequence ATGGAATTAAGACAGCTCAGATATTTTATAGCCGTGGCCGAGGAGTTGCACTTCGGCCGGGCGGCCCGCAGGGTGCATATTGCCCAGCCCCCTTTTTCACAGCAGATCAAGTCTCTGGAAGAGGAGATCGGCGCGCGCCTGCTGGAGCGCAACAGCCGCAAGGTGCGGCTGACCAATGAGGGACGCTATTTTTACAAACAGGCCATGGATATTATGGCCCATGTAGAAGAGGCGACGGCAACTGCCGGAAGGATGGCCAAAGGTGAATACGGCAATGTCCGGGTCGGTTTTCTTGAGATCGCCATGGACAGCCTGTTGCCGGAGGCGGTGCGTTCCTTCAGTCACCGTTATCCCGGAGTTTCGGTTCGTTTAAGCCAGTTTGGGGCCTCCATCCAGTTGGAGAAGATTCATTCAGGAGAACTGGATGTGGGATTTTCCACTGTCTATCTGCATGCCATGGAAGGACTTTCCTCAGTTAAACTGTTTTCAAAAAAACATGTGCTTGCAGTGCCGGAAGATCATATCTTTACCGCAAAAAAAAGCGTATCATTGAAAGACATCGCAGGGGAGAATCTGCTCCTGTTTCCCCGGACAGGACAGCCGGACCTTTATGACTCCATTATGGATGCATTTACTTCACGAGGTCTGGTGCCGAAGGTCCGGCAGGAAATTTCCGGTCTTTCCGGGGCTTCGGCCTTGATTTCCTCCGGCATGGGCGTAACTTTTCTCCCGGATAACAGCCGTGTCTCGCGCAAGGGGATTGCCATGGTCCCCATCAGTGATGATTTCCCCCGTATGGAAATTTACATGGTCTGGAACAGGGAAGATTATTCAAACACGGCCGGGGTTTTCATGGAATGGGTGGCTGACTATTTTTCAGTTTCCGGGGCATTTGCCGGAGAGGTCAGCGGTTAG